From Eriocheir sinensis breed Jianghai 21 chromosome 16, ASM2467909v1, whole genome shotgun sequence, a single genomic window includes:
- the LOC126999508 gene encoding uncharacterized protein LOC126999508, translating to MAESLTLLTCVDEGLRRGVQRAQEDAVTSRRHASTYETFQAEDAGSGDRRNEKEEDTTVGCSPGALFRRLGWMLTGREKDDESLPLTERRKLSTPTCRLQVMRYLPEVIRYLALGSARQVKKAGSWLVVGLRDYATHGGFTYPIDVHVSPSTSQAAFWVSVL from the exons ATGGCGGAGTCCCTCACCTTGCTAACCTGTGTAGACGAGGGGCTGCGGAGGGGCGTGCAGCGAGCCCAGGAAGACGCCGTGACCTCGAGGCGACACGCAAGCACCTACGAGACATTTCAGGCGGAGGATGCGGGTTCAGGAGACCGtcggaatgagaaagaggaggacacaaCAGTCGGGTGTTCCCCTGGGGCGCTCTTCCGTCGTTTGGGCTGGATGCTGacggggagggagaaagatgacGAGTCGCTGCCCTTGACGGAGAGACGCAAGCTGTCCACGCCGACCTGCCGCCTGCAAGTCATGAGG taCCTGCCGGAGGTCATACGTTACCTGGCCTTGGGGTCGGCGCGGCAGGTGAAGAAAGCTGGGTCATGGCTGGTGGTGGGCCTGAGGGATTACGCAACCCACGGGGGCTTCACGTACCCCATCGATGTTCACGTCTCGCCCAGTACCTCTCAAGCTGCCTTCTGGGTGTCTGTGCTGTGA